A genome region from Desulfobacterales bacterium includes the following:
- the fliR gene encoding flagellar biosynthetic protein FliR yields MDLLNFSVEDFKIFILVLSRVSILIFMFPIFRSPMFPDAAKAGLALLLSFLFFPSVKIHIQTIPSNAIEILIMILAESIIGLTLGLVVSIFFGAVQFAGYLVGFQMSFAIANVLDPLSGEQISIIQQMAYLMALILFLLFNGHLLMISAIQDSFGLIQVGFISIKKSLFFQIMTMSGNLFLLGIKISAPPFAACFFVDVAFGIISKFTPQIPILIVGMPIKIGVGLLFFGVSMKVIMIFTKSFVEQFPTTLRILILLMGS; encoded by the coding sequence ATGGATCTTCTTAACTTTTCTGTTGAGGATTTTAAAATATTTATTCTTGTTTTATCAAGGGTAAGCATTTTAATTTTCATGTTTCCGATTTTTAGAAGCCCTATGTTTCCAGATGCGGCTAAGGCTGGATTAGCATTGCTTCTTTCTTTTCTATTTTTTCCTTCCGTTAAAATCCATATTCAAACTATTCCGTCAAATGCTATTGAAATACTAATTATGATTCTCGCAGAATCGATAATTGGATTAACATTAGGACTGGTTGTAAGCATATTTTTTGGAGCTGTTCAGTTTGCTGGATATTTAGTGGGTTTTCAAATGAGTTTCGCTATCGCTAATGTTCTTGATCCCTTATCTGGGGAACAAATTTCTATTATTCAGCAAATGGCTTACCTTATGGCTTTAATACTATTTCTTCTTTTTAATGGTCATCTTCTTATGATATCAGCTATTCAAGATAGTTTTGGTTTAATTCAAGTAGGATTTATAAGTATAAAAAAAAGTCTTTTCTTCCAAATCATGACCATGAGCGGAAACCTTTTTTTATTAGGCATAAAAATATCTGCTCCTCCTTTCGCGGCATGTTTTTTTGTAGATGTTGCTTTTGGTATAATTTCAAAATTTACTCCTCAAATTCCTATTTTAATAGTAGGAATGCCAATAAAAATAGGTGTCGGTTTACTGTTTTTTGGTGTTTCCATGAAAGTAATAATGATTTTTACTAAATCATTTGTAGAGCAGTTTCCAACTACGTTAAGGATCCTTATACTTCTTATGGGTAGTTAG
- the fliP gene encoding flagellar type III secretion system pore protein FliP (The bacterial flagellar biogenesis protein FliP forms a type III secretion system (T3SS)-type pore required for flagellar assembly.) yields the protein MKKQNKIRFKYKFRIIFFLLIIVLFLPSLLSSATLPIPSIKIGIEKAEGPEDVAVALEIIAILTILSLAPSILIMMTSFTRILIAFHFLRQALGVQGVPPNQMLMGLALFITFFIMEPVGKKIYDDSLSPYLDKKISYQEAFENAQKPLRKFMLLNTRETDLALFIKTSKTERPKTKDDVSLIVLIPAFIISELKTGFIIGFILYIPFLIIDMVTASVLLAMGMMMLPPVMVSIPFKLMLFVLVDGWNLMVGSMVKSFGVL from the coding sequence ATGAAGAAACAAAATAAAATTAGATTTAAATATAAATTTAGAATAATATTTTTTCTGCTAATTATTGTTCTATTCCTTCCTTCCTTATTAAGTTCAGCGACTTTACCTATACCTTCTATAAAAATTGGGATTGAAAAAGCCGAAGGGCCTGAAGATGTAGCTGTAGCCTTAGAAATAATAGCTATATTAACAATACTTAGCCTAGCTCCATCAATCCTTATAATGATGACATCATTTACAAGAATACTTATAGCTTTTCATTTTTTAAGACAGGCTTTAGGTGTTCAAGGAGTTCCTCCTAATCAAATGCTTATGGGACTTGCCTTGTTTATTACCTTTTTCATTATGGAGCCTGTCGGAAAAAAAATTTACGATGATTCCTTATCACCTTATTTAGATAAAAAAATTTCCTATCAAGAAGCCTTTGAAAATGCCCAAAAACCCCTTAGAAAATTCATGCTTTTAAATACAAGGGAAACAGATCTTGCATTATTTATTAAAACGTCAAAAACTGAAAGACCGAAAACTAAAGATGACGTATCATTAATAGTACTCATACCGGCGTTTATTATAAGCGAATTAAAAACAGGCTTTATTATTGGATTTATTCTTTACATACCTTTCTTAATAATTGATATGGTAACTGCAAGCGTACTCCTTGCAATGGGTATGATGATGCTTCCTCCGGTTATGGTATCTATTCCATTTAAGCTTATGCTTTTTGTTTTAGTGGACGGATGGAATTTAATGGTTGGATCGATGGTAAAAAGTTTTGGAGTTTTATAA
- the fliN gene encoding flagellar motor switch protein FliN has translation MAETKDSAKKSVDERELDFILDIPLELSVELGRTKMLVHDLLQLGQGSIVELNKLAGEPLEIFINRKLVARGEVVVVNEKFGIRLTDIISPLERVKSLT, from the coding sequence ATGGCAGAAACAAAAGATTCGGCAAAAAAATCCGTGGATGAAAGGGAACTTGACTTTATACTTGATATTCCCCTTGAACTTTCAGTTGAACTTGGCAGAACAAAAATGCTTGTTCATGATCTTCTTCAACTCGGGCAAGGTTCTATAGTAGAGTTAAATAAACTGGCTGGAGAACCTTTAGAAATTTTTATTAATCGAAAACTTGTAGCAAGGGGAGAAGTTGTTGTGGTCAATGAAAAATTCGGTATTCGTCTAACTGATATAATTAGCCCCCTTGAGCGGGTAAAAAGCCTTACATAG
- the fliM gene encoding flagellar motor switch protein FliM has product MGEVLSQDEVDSLLAGIHTGKVETEAHAPDEREDVVAYSFTSQDRVIRGRMPTFEVINERFARDIRTSLSNLLHTTVDINAESLDILKFSEFGRSLPVPTSLHVFRMEPLRGHGLIVLESKLVFNLIDTFFGGKGVGKTRVDGREFTPIEEVMIKKVVIACLKDLENAWGPVEEVRTNLVRSEVNPQFAAIVLPADLVIVTKFEIELEQSAGTLILCIPYAMIEPLRNKLSAGFQAEALDIDYVWQRRLKEIILDSMVEFRVQLGSTEITGARLISLKPGDIIQLDQDAEQHLLGLTEGIAKFKGYAGIQRGFQAFRINERVQLR; this is encoded by the coding sequence ATGGGCGAAGTATTATCACAAGACGAAGTTGACAGTCTACTTGCAGGCATACATACCGGTAAGGTAGAAACAGAAGCACATGCCCCTGATGAAAGGGAAGATGTTGTTGCTTATAGTTTTACAAGCCAAGATAGAGTTATCCGCGGCAGAATGCCTACTTTTGAAGTAATAAATGAAAGGTTTGCAAGGGATATTAGAACAAGCCTCTCAAACCTTTTGCATACTACTGTGGATATAAATGCAGAATCCCTTGATATTTTAAAATTCTCTGAATTTGGAAGATCTCTTCCAGTTCCTACAAGCTTGCATGTATTTAGAATGGAACCATTAAGGGGTCATGGATTAATAGTGCTCGAAAGCAAGTTAGTTTTTAATTTAATCGATACATTTTTTGGAGGAAAAGGGGTTGGAAAAACAAGAGTTGATGGCAGGGAATTTACACCAATCGAAGAGGTAATGATAAAAAAAGTAGTTATTGCTTGCCTAAAAGACCTTGAAAATGCGTGGGGGCCGGTTGAAGAAGTAAGAACGAATTTAGTCCGATCTGAAGTTAATCCCCAGTTTGCAGCAATAGTTCTTCCAGCCGACCTCGTTATTGTTACTAAATTTGAAATTGAGCTTGAACAATCAGCAGGAACTCTGATATTATGCATACCCTACGCTATGATAGAGCCTTTAAGAAATAAATTATCAGCTGGTTTTCAAGCAGAAGCATTAGATATTGACTATGTATGGCAAAGACGATTAAAAGAAATAATTCTTGATTCAATGGTGGAATTTAGAGTTCAACTCGGCTCAACTGAAATAACAGGAGCACGTTTAATTTCATTAAAACCAGGTGATATTATACAATTAGACCAAGATGCTGAACAGCATCTTTTAGGACTTACTGAAGGAATAGCTAAATTTAAAGGATATGCTGGAATACAAAGAGGATTTCAAGCTTTTAGAATAAATGAACGTGTACAATTAAGGTGA
- a CDS encoding flagellar basal body-associated FliL family protein, giving the protein MADENVDGKGEAKKSPLMLIVIILGVLLIVISGLLGWILLSSKSTPEVPVIDANPSQEAPAPKEPEKSVFYPLESFIVNLKDSGGTRYLKTTMELELDSDGAKAELDARKPELKNSIIFILSSKTMDEIQDVDGKIILTRELMNRINQMIKKGRVKNIYFTEFIIQKL; this is encoded by the coding sequence ATGGCTGATGAAAATGTTGATGGTAAAGGTGAAGCTAAAAAATCACCCCTTATGTTAATCGTTATAATTCTTGGAGTGCTTCTTATAGTAATATCAGGATTATTGGGATGGATACTTCTTTCATCAAAAAGTACCCCAGAAGTTCCTGTAATAGATGCAAATCCATCTCAAGAAGCTCCCGCTCCTAAAGAGCCAGAAAAATCTGTGTTTTATCCATTAGAAAGTTTTATAGTTAATCTTAAGGACTCTGGAGGTACCAGGTATTTAAAAACAACAATGGAACTTGAACTTGATAGTGATGGGGCAAAAGCAGAATTAGATGCAAGAAAGCCTGAATTAAAAAATTCTATAATATTTATTTTAAGCAGTAAAACAATGGATGAAATTCAGGATGTTGATGGGAAAATTATTTTGACACGAGAATTAATGAATCGTATTAATCAGATGATAAAAAAAGGCAGAGTTAAAAATATTTATTTTACTGAATTTATTATACAGAAGTTATAA
- the fliQ gene encoding flagellar biosynthesis protein FliQ, producing the protein MTPAMVIDLGQEAITLTILVSLPMLGLGLIVGLIISIFQATTSIQEMTLTFIPKIIAVFLGLLFFAPWMLEKLMTFTTKLIVNIPLYIR; encoded by the coding sequence ATGACCCCTGCAATGGTTATTGACCTTGGACAAGAAGCAATTACATTGACAATATTGGTTTCTCTTCCAATGTTAGGGTTAGGTCTTATCGTAGGTCTTATTATAAGCATATTTCAAGCTACGACTTCTATACAAGAAATGACACTTACCTTTATTCCAAAAATAATAGCCGTATTTTTAGGCTTGCTTTTTTTTGCGCCTTGGATGCTTGAAAAATTAATGACATTTACCACTAAATTAATAGTAAATATACCTTTATACATTCGATAA
- the fliO gene encoding flagellar biosynthetic protein FliO translates to MTSETYTPDVWMSLIKSIGALSIVLGIIIGVLFLFRRFLLSHGKYFNSDIIKIISLYYISPKDKIVLLDVLGEKILLGVTPQNINFLTKISSDTNVNIPDSNRPKTFFNLLKAKQNNKHENNSQAILDEKSINSVNEETK, encoded by the coding sequence ATGACTTCAGAAACTTATACTCCTGATGTATGGATGAGTCTTATAAAAAGCATAGGCGCTTTATCCATAGTTTTAGGAATTATTATTGGTGTTCTTTTTTTATTTAGACGATTTTTGTTAAGCCACGGAAAATATTTTAACAGTGATATAATAAAAATAATTTCACTTTATTATATCTCGCCTAAAGATAAAATAGTTCTTCTGGATGTTTTAGGAGAAAAAATACTTTTAGGAGTTACGCCTCAAAATATTAACTTTCTTACAAAAATATCAAGTGATACGAATGTAAATATTCCTGATAGTAATCGTCCTAAAACTTTTTTTAATTTATTAAAAGCAAAACAAAATAATAAACATGAAAATAATAGTCAGGCCATCCTTGATGAAAAATCTATAAATTCAGTCAATGAAGAAACAAAATAA